The genomic window CGAAGTGGTGACCATGCCGGCGCTCGCGTCGACGATGTTCTCCCCGGAGACCTCGACCGGACCGAGCGCGTACTTCACCGATCGCGTGACGTCGCAGGTGACGAGCGGCTCGTCGGCGGGCGCGACACTCGCCGCGACCTCGTCCAGCGACGAGCAGTCGAACGAGTCGTACTCGGCCTGCAGGGCGGGGGTCACCCAGTTGAGGTCGCTGCCGTCGGTCGGTTCGACCGTCGGGGTGTCGGAGAGGTCGGCCGGGTCCTCGGTCGGCTCGGCCGAGGCGCTCGGATCGATCGAGGCGTTGCTCGGCGACCCGGCCAGGAGCACGGGGCGCAGCTCGAGCTTCGCGGACGACTGGATGCGCGCACGCGTCTGGTCGTCGAGCTCGCCCGGGATGCGGACGACGACGTTGTCGCCCTCGGTGTTGATCTCGGCCTCGGCGACACCGGAGGCGTCGACGCGCTGGCGGATGATCGAGACCGCCTGGTCGAGCTGCTCCTGCGAGACCGTCGCGCCGTCCTCGAGTTCCGGCTCGAGGATGATCTGCGTTCCGCCCTCGAGGTCGAGCGCGAGTTTGGGCGTCCAGGAGCCGCCGCCCCAGATGACGCCCGCGGCGTTGATCGCGAAGAGCGCGGCGATCATCACGCCGAGCCAGGTCAGCGATCGCCACGCCTTACGGACGGGCGCGGGCCGAGAGGACCGCTTGGTGGGTGCAGCCACGTTGGTGTGTGCCTTCTCTGAAGCGCCCGCGCGTCAGCGCGCGGGCGAAGCGACGGGTTGGGGGCTCAGTCGTCCGACTTCTTGGTGTCGGGCTTCTCGTCTGCGGACGATTCGATCCGCTCGCCGAACTCGGGCTCGGATTCCGGAGCGGTGTTCAGCTCGACGGCCTCGTCGCCGGCCTCGGTGTCGGTGACCGCATCGACGGGGTCGACGACGCGCGCGATGGTCTGGCGGTGCACCGTGAGCACCGTGCCCGGGGCGACTTCGAGCTCGACCTGGTTCTCGTCCTCGTCGATGGCGATGATCGTGCCGTACAGGCCGAAGTTCGTCATCACGCGTGCACCGGGGAGGACCTTGGACTGCTGCTCACGCTGCTCCGCCTGGCGCTTCCGCGAATTGCGGAACATGAAGAAGATCAGCACCGCCAGGATGGCGAGCATGGCGATAGTGAACGGATCGAAAACCATGGGGACGAAGGAACCTTCCGAGGTGCGGCGCTGCGCACGAAGTCATGTGCAGGGGGGCCTGAGCCTCATTGGATTATAGGTCATCGATCGGGAGCGCCGACGGCGAATCCGGTACCCGGTCCGCCAGGCCGAAATGCCGCCACGCCTCGGGCGTCGCGACGCGCCCGCGCGGGGTCCGGACCACGAGCCCGATCCGGACCAGGAACGGCTCGACCACCGCCTCGATGGTCTCCGCCTCCTCACCGACCGAGACCGCGAGGGTGTTGAGGCCCACCGGTCCCCCGCCGAACCTCGTCAGGAGCGTCTGCATCACCGCGCGATCGAGTCGGTCGAGGCCGAGCGCGTCGACGTCGTAGAGGTCGAGGGCCGCCCTGACGGCCTCGACGTCGGCCCGCCCGCCGTGCACGAGCACGTAATCGCGCACGCGACGCAGCAGCCGGTTCGCGATGCGCGGGGTGCCCCTGCATCGTCCGGCGATCTCGGCGAGCGCGGCGCGGTCGACCTCGAGTCCGAGCATCACGGCTGCCCGGCCCAGCACCTGCTCGAGCTCGGACTCGTCGTAGAACTCGAGGTGCGCCGTGAAGCCGAATCGGTCGCGGAGCGGGTTCGGCAGCAGGCCCGCGCGCGTGGTCGCGCCGACGAGGGTGAACGGCGCGAGGTCGAGCGGGACCGACGTGGCCCCGGCCCCCTTGCCGACCATGATGTCGATGCGGAAGTCCTCCATCGCGAGGTACAGCATCTCCTCCGCCGAACGTGCCATGCGGTGGATCTCGTCGATGAACAGCACCTCGCCCGGGATGAGCGAGCTCAGGATGGCGGCCAGGTCGCCGGCGTGCTGGATCGCGGGCCCGCTCGACATGCGCAGCGGCCTTCCGCCCTCGTGGGCCACGATCATCGCGAGCGTCGTCTTGCCGAGCCCCGGCGGGCCGGCGAGCAGGATGTGGTCGGGCGTACGCTGCTGGATCACGGCGGCCGTGAGCAGCAGCTGCATCTGCCCTCGCACGCGGGACTGGCCGACGAACTCCTGCAGGCTCTTGGGGCGGAGCGCGCCCTCGAAGGCGAGCTCGGCCTCCGAGGCCAGTACCGGGTCGGTCAGGTCGTCGGTCATCGGGCCCTCCCGACGTGCTGGGCCGGCCCGAGCCGTGCGAGCGTGAGCCGGAGCAGGGCGGGCACCGATGCGGCATCCGATTCGGACGCGGTCGCGGCCGTCTCCTCGACGGCTTCGGCGGCGACGCGTTCCGACCAGCCGAGACCCGTGAGCGCGGCGAGCACGCTCTCGGTCACCGTGCCGGTGACGACCGGCGCGGCGGCGGGACGCGCGGCGGGCGCATGGAGCTTGCCCGCGAGGGAGACGGTGATGAGCTTCGCGGTCTTCGGCCCGATGCCGCTGACCTTCCGGAAGACCGCGTCGTCGTCGCGCTGCACGGCCTCGGCGACCTGGTCGGGCGAGACGACCGACAGCACGCCGAGCGCCGACTTCGGCCCGACGCCCGTGACGCCGATCAGCAGCTCGAACACGTCGAGCTCGTCGCGCGTCGCGAACCCGAACAGGGTCATGGAGTCCTCGCGGACGATGAGCGCGGTGTGCACGTGCGCTTCGTCGCCCTCGCGGCAGGCGAGCACGAGGGCCGGCGTGGTGTTGACCTGGTAGCCGACGCCGCCGACGTCGAGGACGATCGAGCTGCCTGCGGCGGCGAGCACGCGCCCGCGGAGGGAGGAGATCACTCCTTCACCCTACGGGCGGCCCCCGACACGGCCGCGGCACGTTCGGCGGCGAGCCATGCGCGCTGCGCCGGGGTCAGGCCGGAGGCATCCGACTCGCCGGCGGCGTCGAGTTCGCGGCGGGCCGTTCCCTGCCCGCCGCCGGTCCGCCAGGCATGGCAGATCGCGAGGGCGAGCGCGTCGGCCGCGTCGGCGGGCTTGGGCACCGCCTCGAGTCCGAGGATCCGCGCGACCATCGCACCGACCTGCTTCTTGTCGGCGCGGCCGTACCCGGTGATCGACGCCTTGACCTCGGACGGCGTGTGCAACGTCACCGGGAGTTCGCGGCGGGCGGCGATCAGCATCGCCACGCCGGAGATCTGCGCGGTGCCCATGATGGTGGAGACGTCGGAACGGGCGAACACGCGCTCGAGCGCGACCGCCTGCGGCCGATGCTCGTCGAAGATCGCCTCGAGTCCGTCGGCGATGCGCGCGAGGCGCCGCTCGATCGGGAGCTCGGTCGGCGACCGGAGCACGACGACGTCGACGAGTCGTGCCGTGCGATTCGGCTCGACGTCGACCACGCCCACGCCGCACCGGGTGAGCCCGGGGTCGACGCCGAGCACCCGCATGGCGATGGGCTACTCCGCCTCGAGCTCGGCCTGCACCTCGGCCGTCAGGTCGAAGTTCGCGTACACGTTCTGCACGTCGTCGGAGTCCTCGAGGGCGTCGATGAGGCGGAACACCTTGCGCGCGGTGTCGGCGTCGATCTCCACCTTGAGGTTCGGCACGAACTCGATGTCGGCCGACTCGTAGTCGAGCCCGGCGTCCTGCAACGACTTGCGCACCTCGACCATCGCCGACGGATCGGTGATGACCTCGAAGCCCTGCGCGTGCGGTTCGATCTCCTCGGCGCCGGCCTCGAGGGCGGCCATCATGACGTCGTCCTCGGTCGTGCCCTCACCGGAGACGACGATGACGCCCTTCCGGGAGAAGTTGTAGGCGACCGAGCCCGGGTCGGCGAGCGTGCCGTTGTTGCGGCTGAGCCCGGTGCGGACCTCGGCGGCCGCGCGGTTCTTGTTGTCGGTGAGCACCTCGATCATGAGGGCGACCCCCGACGGGCCGTACGCCTCGTACGTGATGCTCTGGTACTCGACCGCTTCACCGCCGATGCCGGCGCCGCGCTTGATGGCGCGGTCGATGTTGTCGTTGGGCACCGAGGTCTTCTTGGCCTTCTGCACGGCGTCGTACAGGGTCGGGTTGCCGTTCAGGTCGGCGCCGCCCATCTTCGCGGCGACCTCGATGTTCTTGATGAGCTTGGCGAACGACTTCGCGCGGCGCGCGTCGATGACGGCCTTCTTGTGCTTGGTCGTCGCCCACTTGGAATGCCCGGACATGCTGCTCCCGAATCGGTTTCGCTGGCGGGTGCGCCCGCCGAGGACCCATTCTAGGCCAGCGCGTGCGCCGATCCGAGGCGACCGGGCGGGGTCGGGAACAACCGGCCGACGGCGCGCTCGTACTGGCGGCGGCCGACCGCGCGATACGCGAGGCGGATCGGCGCGGGCATCTGCGTCGCGAACCACGCGTCGCGTTCGGCCGGCGGCACGGTCTCGAGCATGAACCCGATGAGCACGAAGATCGGCATGGGTGGGCGGTGCCGCTTCGCGGCGCGATGGATGTCGTCCCATTCGGCGTCGGAGAGCACGTCGTCGAGCACCGGGAAGGCGTCGCGTTCCTCGTCGGCGAGGTGCACGAGCAGCAGTCGCTCGACCTCGTCGAGCGACTGCGCGACGCGCTCCCGGCTCACCGCGTCCGCGTCGGACGCCCAGCGGTCGACGAGCACGTCGATCTCGTCGAGCAGGTCGGACACGGCCCGGTGCTGCTCCCGCATGAGCGAGGCGTGGATGCCGCACGCGGGCGCCCGATCGGTCATCGTGTCCCAGAAGTACCGGTCCTCGGTGCGGTGATGGACGTGGAGCAGCGCGGTGATGCCGTGCAGGTGCTTCGAGACGTGGCCTGCGCGCACGCGGTCGCCGGTCGGCACGGACCGCACTGCTCGCGGAGCATCCGCGTAGAGCCGGCGGAACAACCGGTGGATCACCACCACCTCGTCGCTGCGGCAGGTGGTCGTGGGCGCGCCGTCGGGCGCGCCGGTGCTGGAGAGTCGAGTGGCCATGCCGGGCAGTGAAGCGGATGCCTCCTCCCGCCGCGTCCGTGCCCACCCGGTCGGCGCGTCCGTGCGCTCCCGCGACGAGAGCCGGGGATCACCCTGAGGTGCGGGTCAGTCGACGAGCTGGCGCAGCGTCCGCAGGTTCCGGTTCGTGGTCGTCGGCTTGTACTTCGCCTTCGCGAGGAGCTTGGCGAACGGGGTGTCGGTCGAAGAGCCCTTGACGGGGTTCCAGTAGACGACGCCGTCGCCTCGCGCGACGGGATCGTCGGCGGTGTCGAGGCCGGCCGCGGCCTGTTCGAGCTCGTCGAGCGCGTCGTCGTCAGAAGCGAAGACCACCCACGGTTGACGGGAGCCGTCGTCCGCGTCGAACGGGAACCGATCGATCACCTGCCGCACGTGCCCTGCGGTGGTCAGCACGATCCACGCGTCGTAGCCGAAGCGGTCGCGCAGGGCCTGCTCGACCTCGCGCTTGAGCGCGGCGGCATCCGATCGTGCGCTCGTGAAGGCGACGTTGCCGCTCGCGAGCACGGTGCGGACGTCCTCGAACCCGAGTTGC from Agromyces sp. LHK192 includes these protein-coding regions:
- the yajC gene encoding preprotein translocase subunit YajC: MLAILAVLIFFMFRNSRKRQAEQREQQSKVLPGARVMTNFGLYGTIIAIDEDENQVELEVAPGTVLTVHRQTIARVVDPVDAVTDTEAGDEAVELNTAPESEPEFGERIESSADEKPDTKKSDD
- the ruvB gene encoding Holliday junction branch migration DNA helicase RuvB; protein product: MTDDLTDPVLASEAELAFEGALRPKSLQEFVGQSRVRGQMQLLLTAAVIQQRTPDHILLAGPPGLGKTTLAMIVAHEGGRPLRMSSGPAIQHAGDLAAILSSLIPGEVLFIDEIHRMARSAEEMLYLAMEDFRIDIMVGKGAGATSVPLDLAPFTLVGATTRAGLLPNPLRDRFGFTAHLEFYDESELEQVLGRAAVMLGLEVDRAALAEIAGRCRGTPRIANRLLRRVRDYVLVHGGRADVEAVRAALDLYDVDALGLDRLDRAVMQTLLTRFGGGPVGLNTLAVSVGEEAETIEAVVEPFLVRIGLVVRTPRGRVATPEAWRHFGLADRVPDSPSALPIDDL
- the ruvA gene encoding Holliday junction branch migration protein RuvA encodes the protein MISSLRGRVLAAAGSSIVLDVGGVGYQVNTTPALVLACREGDEAHVHTALIVREDSMTLFGFATRDELDVFELLIGVTGVGPKSALGVLSVVSPDQVAEAVQRDDDAVFRKVSGIGPKTAKLITVSLAGKLHAPAARPAAAPVVTGTVTESVLAALTGLGWSERVAAEAVEETAATASESDAASVPALLRLTLARLGPAQHVGRAR
- the ruvC gene encoding crossover junction endodeoxyribonuclease RuvC → MRVLGVDPGLTRCGVGVVDVEPNRTARLVDVVVLRSPTELPIERRLARIADGLEAIFDEHRPQAVALERVFARSDVSTIMGTAQISGVAMLIAARRELPVTLHTPSEVKASITGYGRADKKQVGAMVARILGLEAVPKPADAADALALAICHAWRTGGGQGTARRELDAAGESDASGLTPAQRAWLAAERAAAVSGAARRVKE
- a CDS encoding YebC/PmpR family DNA-binding transcriptional regulator produces the protein MSGHSKWATTKHKKAVIDARRAKSFAKLIKNIEVAAKMGGADLNGNPTLYDAVQKAKKTSVPNDNIDRAIKRGAGIGGEAVEYQSITYEAYGPSGVALMIEVLTDNKNRAAAEVRTGLSRNNGTLADPGSVAYNFSRKGVIVVSGEGTTEDDVMMAALEAGAEEIEPHAQGFEVITDPSAMVEVRKSLQDAGLDYESADIEFVPNLKVEIDADTARKVFRLIDALEDSDDVQNVYANFDLTAEVQAELEAE
- a CDS encoding hemerythrin domain-containing protein, which codes for MATRLSSTGAPDGAPTTTCRSDEVVVIHRLFRRLYADAPRAVRSVPTGDRVRAGHVSKHLHGITALLHVHHRTEDRYFWDTMTDRAPACGIHASLMREQHRAVSDLLDEIDVLVDRWASDADAVSRERVAQSLDEVERLLLVHLADEERDAFPVLDDVLSDAEWDDIHRAAKRHRPPMPIFVLIGFMLETVPPAERDAWFATQMPAPIRLAYRAVGRRQYERAVGRLFPTPPGRLGSAHALA
- a CDS encoding DUF1697 domain-containing protein; amino-acid sequence: MTTWIALLRGVNVGGITIRSPELRDVFGQLGFEDVRTVLASGNVAFTSARSDAAALKREVEQALRDRFGYDAWIVLTTAGHVRQVIDRFPFDADDGSRQPWVVFASDDDALDELEQAAAGLDTADDPVARGDGVVYWNPVKGSSTDTPFAKLLAKAKYKPTTTNRNLRTLRQLVD